One window of Planctomycetota bacterium genomic DNA carries:
- a CDS encoding alanine--glyoxylate aminotransferase family protein — ALLLVDAVTSLGGVPVEVDAWGIDAIYSGSQKCLSCPPGLAPVSFGPRAQEVITTRKTKIASWYLDASMLAKYWGQERVYHHTAPINMTYALYEALRVVLEEGLPKSFERHQRHHRALKAGLTALGIRYTAQEGHQLPQLNAVSVPDGVDDAKVRGGLLERFGIEIGAGLGDFKGKVWRIGLMGHTARAENVLTFLAALEQLLAEQCFKFTAGASIAAANAFYSQAK; from the coding sequence GGCGCTGCTGTTGGTCGACGCCGTCACCTCGCTGGGAGGCGTGCCGGTCGAAGTCGACGCCTGGGGAATCGACGCGATCTACTCGGGCTCGCAGAAGTGTCTCAGTTGTCCGCCGGGGCTCGCGCCCGTGTCATTTGGTCCGCGCGCCCAGGAAGTGATCACCACGCGCAAGACCAAGATCGCGAGCTGGTACCTCGACGCCTCGATGCTGGCCAAATACTGGGGCCAGGAGCGCGTCTACCATCACACCGCGCCAATCAACATGACCTACGCGCTGTACGAAGCGCTGCGTGTGGTCCTGGAAGAAGGGTTGCCCAAGTCGTTCGAGCGCCATCAAAGGCACCATCGTGCCTTGAAGGCCGGCCTGACGGCGCTGGGCATTCGCTACACGGCCCAGGAAGGACACCAGTTGCCGCAACTGAACGCGGTGAGCGTGCCCGACGGGGTCGACGACGCCAAGGTCCGCGGCGGACTGCTGGAGCGGTTCGGCATTGAAATCGGCGCCGGTCTGGGCGACTTCAAGGGGAAGGTTTGGCGGATCGGCCTGATGGGCCACACGGCCCGGGCCGAGAACGTGCTGACGTTCCTGGCGGCGCTCGAACAGTTGCTAGCCGAGCAATGCTTCAAGTTCACTGCCGGCGCAAGCATCGCGGCGGCGAACGCGTTTTATTCGCAAGCGAAGTAA